GCCTTGATCAGGGCGATGTACAGCGGCGGAAAAGTGCGCGGGTGCATGGACAAGGCGCTGGCCAGGCTCTGGCCCGCGCGGACCTCGTTGCGCACCGCGTTGATGATCAAGCCATGCGCGGGCTTGTCCACCTGACCGGCCAGCGTGACCAGCGAAGCGTCCACGTTCAGCCCGGCCCGCAACAGCGATGCCCATTGCTGCGTCAGCAGAAACAAGGCGCGCGGCGGAATGCGGCCACGGCGTCCGCTGGCCGCGGACGCGTGGGCGCTGGCCTCGTCCACCGACACCGGCAGCAGCCCCTTTTCCCGCAGGCTGGTGCGCAGCTGGGCGGCGCTGTCGGCCTCCTGGGAACCCTCGACCCGGGCCCCGGACGCATCGATGGCCTGATAGCGGAAGGTTTTCATCGGTCCCCAGCCACGCGCATCAGCTCATCGACCGAAGTCACGCCCGCGCGCACCCAGCGCTGCCCGTCTTCCTGCAGCAGGCGCAATCCATTGTGCTCACGCGCGCTGTCGCGCAGCACGTGCTCGCCCGCGCCGTCATGGACCAGGCGGCGCAGCCGGTCGTCCATGCTCAACCATTCGTAAATGCCCAACCGCCCCGAATAGCCGGTGCCCCGGCACGCCGGGCAGCCGCGCGGCCGGAATGGGCGGCCCTGCTCTTCGCTGACGGCATCCGCGTACACCGGATCAGGCTCCTTGCAATGCGGGCACAACTGGCGCACCAGGCGCTGCGCCAGCACCCCGATCAGGCTGGACGCCAGCAGGAACGGCTCCACCCCCATGTCCACCAGTCGGGTGATGGCACTGACCGAGTCGTTGGTGTGCACCGTGGCCAGCACCAGGTGGCCCGTCAGGCTGGCCTGGATGGCGATCTGCGCGGTTTCCAGGTCGCGGATCTCGCCGATCATCACCACGTCCGGGTCTTGCCGCAGCAGGGCACGCAAGGCGCGCGCAAACGTCATGTCGATGCGCGAATGGATCTGCACCTGCCCGATGCCCGCCAGGTCGTATTCGACCGGGTCTTCCACCGTCATGATGTTGCGGTTGCGCGAGTTCATGCGCATCAACGCTCCGTAGAGCGTGGTGGTCTTGCCCGAACCGGTGGGGCCGGTCACCAGCACGATGCCGTGCGGCGCGTGGATGGCGGTGTCAAAGCTGGCCAGCGTGTCGGGCGCCATGCCCAGCACGGCCAGGTCCATGCGCTTGGGGTCCTTGTCCAGCAGGCGCATCACCACCCGCTCGCCGTGCGACGTGGGCACCGTGGACACCCGCACGTCCACCGTCTTGCCCGCCAGCCGGATGGCGATGCGGCCGTCTTGCGGCAACCGCTTTTCGGCAATGTCCAGCTGCGCCAGGATCTTGATGCGCGAGGACATGGCCGCGTGCAGCGCGCGGTGGGGCGCCAGCACCTCCACCAGCTCGCCGTCGCGGCGCATGCGCACCACGGTGCGCTGCTCCTCGGGCTCGATGTGGATGTCCGACGCGCCCTCGCGCACAGCCTGGGCGATCAGTGCGTTGATCAGGCGGATCACCGGCGCGTCGCCATCGCTGGCCAGCAGGTCTTCCACCGGTGGCAGGTCGTTGACCAGTTGGTCCAGGTTCACCTCCTGGCCCGCGGTGTCCACGATGGACGCGGCGCTGTCCGCGCCATCGGCGTACACCGAGGTCAACGCCTGGGAGAACTCGTCGTCGGGCACCACCCGCACCGGCACCTGCGGCCCCACCGCGCGGCGGACTTCGGCCAGGGCCGCCACGGGGGTGCCTTTGCACACCCACAGCACCGGATCGCCGCCCTCGGCGGGATGCAGCAGCACCCCATGGCGACGCGCGAACAGGTACGGAATGCGGCCAGCGGCCAACGCAGTCAGTGCCGCCATCGGCTACCTCGACTCGGTCATGGGCGCGGCGGGCTCCGCCGCGGGGGCGGCTTGCGCGGGCACCGTGCTGAGCGAGGTACTGGTTTTCAGGCCCATCGGGCTCAGCAAGGGGCCGGCTTCCTGTTTGACCGCCTCATTGGCCGCCTTCTGCAACCCCTGGATGTAGGCGTACCGGTCCATGGACAGGGCTGCATCCGCCTCGGCGGAGCGCAAGGTCTTGGGGCGGATGAACACCAGCAGGTTGGTCTTGGTGCGCGCCTTGCTGGTGTGGCGGAACAAGCCGCCGAGCAGCGGCACGTCGCCCAGACCGGGCACCTTGTTTTCCACGTCGCTCAGGCTGTCCTGCAACAGGCCGCCCAGCACGATCAGGCCGCCGTCCTGCACCTGCACCGCCGTTTCAATGGTGCGGGTGTTGATGGTCGGGCCCGAGGCGTTGCTCAGCGAGCTCGGCACCACGGAAGAGGCCTCCTGGATGATCTTCATGCGGACCATGCCCCCTTCGGACACCTGGGGCAGGATGCGCAGGGACAGCCCCACCTTGCGCCGATCGAAGGTCTGGAACGGCGTGACCGTGGCCGACGACGCGGTCGACGAATAGCTGCCGGTGACGATCGGGACGTCCTGCCCGATCATGATCTGCGCCTCCTGGTTGTCCAGCGTCATCAGGTTGGGTGTGGACAGGATGTTGCCGCTGTTGGAGGTCTCCAGAAACGTGGCCAGGGCCAGCAGGTTGGTGATGATGTCTCCATTGGGCAGGGTGATGGTCCCGTTGGCCACACCCAGGCTCAGGCCCGCCCCGGCCCCCGTCGGGGTCTTGGCCATGTTCAGGATGCCGGTATTGGCGGCGGGGAAACTGGTGCCGCCCACCAAGCGGGTGCCGTCAACCGCTTTGTCCAGGCCGCCCAGGGCCTGCCACTGGAAGCCGAACTGCGCCGCCGTGTCGCTGCTCACCTCCGCAATCAGGGCCTCCACATAGACCTGAGCGCGGCGCAGATCCATCTGCCGGATGACCTTGCGCAGCCGCTCGATCACGATGTTGGGCGCACTGATCAGGATGGCGTTGTTGGCCACGTCCGCCTGGACGTAGCTGCCCTGCACCAGCCCACCGGCGGTTTGCCAGCCACCGCCACCGCCGCTGCTGCTGGCGCCCGAGGCGCCCGCAGCGGAGGAGGTGTTGCCCCCCGTGTTGCCACCGGAGGTCAGGCCAGACTGTCGGTTCGCGCTCAGCGCCGAGCTGGCGTTGCTCTCCCCCGACAAGGAACCCGCCGCCTTGGCGGTGCTCTGGTCGGCGGACAGAACCGCCCGCAGCATCTGCGCCACCTCGCTGGCCACCGCGTTCTTCAGGTAGATCACCTCGATGTTGCCGCCGGCCTCCGGGCGGTCCACCTGCTTGATGAGCTGTTGCGCCCGCAGCAGCTTGCCCGGCGAACTGCTGCGGATCAGCAGGCTGTTGCTGTGCGGCTCGGCGTACACGGCAAACCCGTCACCCGCCACCGCGTTGCCCGCCGAAGCGCCGCCCGCCGCGGCTGCGCCTGAGCCAGCGCCTGGCTGTGCCGGGCCATCGGTCATCAGGTTCTGGATGATGGGGGCCAGCTCGGTAGCCGTGGCGTAGCTCAGGGGCACCATCGCCGGAAGGCCCATGCCCGGCACGTCGATGGCCCCCAGCACCACCTCCAGCCGTTTCAGGTTCTGCGCATAGTCGGTGACCACCAGCGTGTTGTTGGCCGTGGAGGCGACGACGGTGGCGGCGTTGTTCAGCAAAGGCTTGATCGCCGCCCCCACGGCCTGGGCCGCCTCGTACTTCAACTGGAACATCCGCGTCGTGATGGTGTCGCGCCCCGACAGGCCGTCCCCCGGACCCAGGCCCACGGACTGCTGACGCGCGTCGGCCTCCGGCAGGATGCGCACCACCTTGCCATCGTCCACCGCGGCAAACCCCTGCAGCCTCAGAGCGGCGACCAGGGTGGGGTACACCAGCGAGCGCGGCATGGGCGCCGCCGACACCACGTTCACATTGCCCTTGACCTTCGGGTCCAGGATGAACATCTTGCCGGTGAGCTCGGAGGCGAATTTCAACACCCCCGATATCTCTGCGTTGGCCAGATTGAGCGTGACCGCATCGTCGTTGGCCAGCGCGCTCAGACACCACAAACCCAGGCCTGCGCCACAAAGCAACTTGCGAAAATTCATCGGGAATCCTTGTTAAACGGGGCTGCCCCCTCTGGCGGCGGAGGGGAAAACCCGAAGGGGTTCCCGGGCGGCTCCTGCCCTCGCCCGTCTTGGGCCGCAGGCCTCAGAGTCAACTCGCCGCGCTGTGCGTTTTTGTCCAGCACGATACGTTCAGACAGCACATCCACCACGGTGTGGCCGGACGGCAGTTGGTCCCCGATCTGGGCAACCACCACCTCGGCACTGCCTTCCAGGGCGAGCAAGGCGCGGCTGCCACCGCCGGCGTTCACATACGTGCCCAGCAATCGCCAGCGGGGATCAATGCCGCCGGGAGGTGCGTTTTCGCCATCGTCGCTGGCGGGCTGCTGCGCAGCTTCCACGTCGAAAAAGTGGCGCGCCGTCACACGATGGCTCTGCTCCAACAGTGTGGACGATGCTTTGGCTGGCAGAACCGTGCCGCCAGGCGTTGCCAGCCACCAGACAGATTGGGCAAGGATCCAGGCCACGGCCATGCAGGCCAGGCCTTGCACCGCCCACGACAAGCCGTCATGGGGAGACCAACCCAGCCGACCATGCAACCGGAGGAGGCCATGAAAATTCCAGTGCATTCAAACTCTCCAACGGCCATTGAACAGGCACCGCGCGACCAGACCACACACGCCATCGCGCGGATGGCTATTTGCCAGCGGGTTCAAAAAAGAAATTCTCTATGGAGTTCGTCTGCTCTGCGGCATTGGGAATGAGACCCTGGGTCACTTGCGCTTCAACATCCGCCTTGCTGTAGATGGGGATGAGCATATAGCCCCCCCCTTTGTCCTCGGGAGCCTTTCGAATGATCGTTCCAGCCGCATCGGGTATCGCGCCTCCCGTGGTTTCAAACACGATGTCGGCCGCCAACGCCCGCGACTCAGGCGTGCCACCGTTGTCGACAAGAACCTGGCGATCCCTGTCCAAACTGCTCGCAATCTCTTGTTTCAATTCCTTTGGACCGAGGTTGCTTTGTGGATCGTAAACATCGTAATCAAGATTGGGCTCCCGCAATGGACCGCCGAGGGCCTTGAGCTCCTTCATGACTTCACCGCTGCCGCTGCTGCCTGCCGCCGCCTTGAATACAACCGCCACGGTGCGCGATTGGCGCAGAGCGTCCATCTGCGCATCCGTCAACAAATTATCTTCCACACCACTGGCTTTCGCAGCAGTCTTCGGTTGGCTGCCGGTGCCCACTTGTTCTTCCGTCTTGGCACTGCACGCGGCCAGCGCTGCACAAGCGGCAAGCACTGAAAAGAACGATTGGATTCTCATTTGATGATAGGAAGAAGGAAGAATGGAAAAAACAAAAAAATGGGCATGCACACAGCCCCAAGATCCGAAGTTTGCTCAGATCTTGGGGCGACCCATTCACAGAATATTAAGAATGCACATGCAATCTTCAATATTGCAAAAAACCGATCAGAGTCTGTTGCGATCAGGCGTTACGTGGAATATCTTGAAGGTGTATTCAGCCGCATTTGCAACCCACCGACCATCTCGTCTTTCGCCATCCCAGTTGTACGCCCAAGCCAAACCATTATTGCCACATTCATCCCAACGGACTTGCTGCTGGGGAACATGGAAGCCTGCGAAATACCCTTGCTTCCAGCGGCGGGCCACGGCAATCACAGGTTCCGCCCACATGCCGGGAGCAAAACGCGCATTTGCTGCCCACGATTGCGTGGTCGACTGAGACCAGGTTTCAGTTTGCAACCACCTCTTGCCCGCCTCTTGGGCACCAAAGGCGAGGTCAAAACCCACGCTGGTGCCAGTGCTGTGGGTATAACTCACCGTCTTGGAACCACTCCAGGTGAATGTGCACCAACTCGAGCCCGCAGAACAGAACTGCACCAAACCTTGCGATTTGCCACGCCATGTCCAGTCATGCCAGACGCTGGAGGCTTGGTTGAGACCATGTATGCGAGTGGTCCACCATT
This Hydrogenophaga taeniospiralis DNA region includes the following protein-coding sequences:
- the gspE gene encoding type II secretion system ATPase GspE, translating into MAALTALAAGRIPYLFARRHGVLLHPAEGGDPVLWVCKGTPVAALAEVRRAVGPQVPVRVVPDDEFSQALTSVYADGADSAASIVDTAGQEVNLDQLVNDLPPVEDLLASDGDAPVIRLINALIAQAVREGASDIHIEPEEQRTVVRMRRDGELVEVLAPHRALHAAMSSRIKILAQLDIAEKRLPQDGRIAIRLAGKTVDVRVSTVPTSHGERVVMRLLDKDPKRMDLAVLGMAPDTLASFDTAIHAPHGIVLVTGPTGSGKTTTLYGALMRMNSRNRNIMTVEDPVEYDLAGIGQVQIHSRIDMTFARALRALLRQDPDVVMIGEIRDLETAQIAIQASLTGHLVLATVHTNDSVSAITRLVDMGVEPFLLASSLIGVLAQRLVRQLCPHCKEPDPVYADAVSEEQGRPFRPRGCPACRGTGYSGRLGIYEWLSMDDRLRRLVHDGAGEHVLRDSAREHNGLRLLQEDGQRWVRAGVTSVDELMRVAGDR
- the gspD gene encoding type II secretion system secretin GspD → MNFRKLLCGAGLGLWCLSALANDDAVTLNLANAEISGVLKFASELTGKMFILDPKVKGNVNVVSAAPMPRSLVYPTLVAALRLQGFAAVDDGKVVRILPEADARQQSVGLGPGDGLSGRDTITTRMFQLKYEAAQAVGAAIKPLLNNAATVVASTANNTLVVTDYAQNLKRLEVVLGAIDVPGMGLPAMVPLSYATATELAPIIQNLMTDGPAQPGAGSGAAAAGGASAGNAVAGDGFAVYAEPHSNSLLIRSSSPGKLLRAQQLIKQVDRPEAGGNIEVIYLKNAVASEVAQMLRAVLSADQSTAKAAGSLSGESNASSALSANRQSGLTSGGNTGGNTSSAAGASGASSSGGGGGWQTAGGLVQGSYVQADVANNAILISAPNIVIERLRKVIRQMDLRRAQVYVEALIAEVSSDTAAQFGFQWQALGGLDKAVDGTRLVGGTSFPAANTGILNMAKTPTGAGAGLSLGVANGTITLPNGDIITNLLALATFLETSNSGNILSTPNLMTLDNQEAQIMIGQDVPIVTGSYSSTASSATVTPFQTFDRRKVGLSLRILPQVSEGGMVRMKIIQEASSVVPSSLSNASGPTINTRTIETAVQVQDGGLIVLGGLLQDSLSDVENKVPGLGDVPLLGGLFRHTSKARTKTNLLVFIRPKTLRSAEADAALSMDRYAYIQGLQKAANEAVKQEAGPLLSPMGLKTSTSLSTVPAQAAPAAEPAAPMTESR
- a CDS encoding type II secretion system protein N yields the protein MHWNFHGLLRLHGRLGWSPHDGLSWAVQGLACMAVAWILAQSVWWLATPGGTVLPAKASSTLLEQSHRVTARHFFDVEAAQQPASDDGENAPPGGIDPRWRLLGTYVNAGGGSRALLALEGSAEVVVAQIGDQLPSGHTVVDVLSERIVLDKNAQRGELTLRPAAQDGRGQEPPGNPFGFSPPPPEGAAPFNKDSR